The following are from one region of the Thermoproteus uzoniensis 768-20 genome:
- the hisG gene encoding ATP phosphoribosyltransferase: MLFAVPNKGRLMEPALRLLELAGISLLASDERSIILPTTWPDLNIVRLRPEDIPQIVAAGNVAAGITGHDYVVESGADSDVVELLDLKIGRGSIVVAAVKGRWRSVDDLPDGVKVATKYVNLASKFFEERGKKVKIVKVSGSVEVMPMLGVADVVVDVMATGTTLALHGLEPLGKILDTSARLVASRAWADHYVVQKLAAYIKGYLNAQNKRMVFLNVPADRIADVISVLPALESPSVARLARGDMYEVFSVVDEDYLPDLIMRLKAAGAKDVVIVPLDKLIR, translated from the coding sequence ATACTGTTCGCCGTACCTAATAAAGGCCGTTTGATGGAGCCCGCCTTGAGGCTCCTCGAGCTGGCGGGCATCAGCCTCCTGGCGTCCGACGAGCGCTCCATAATACTCCCCACGACGTGGCCCGACCTCAACATAGTCAGGCTTAGGCCGGAGGACATACCCCAGATAGTGGCGGCCGGCAACGTGGCGGCGGGGATAACAGGGCACGACTACGTGGTCGAGTCCGGCGCCGACTCCGACGTCGTGGAGCTGTTGGATCTCAAGATAGGGAGAGGCTCCATAGTGGTGGCGGCCGTGAAGGGAAGGTGGAGATCTGTGGACGATCTGCCCGACGGGGTCAAGGTAGCCACTAAGTACGTCAATCTGGCCTCCAAGTTCTTCGAGGAGCGGGGCAAGAAGGTCAAGATAGTCAAGGTCTCAGGCTCTGTCGAGGTCATGCCGATGTTGGGCGTCGCCGACGTCGTAGTCGACGTGATGGCCACCGGCACCACTCTAGCCCTACACGGCCTCGAGCCTCTGGGGAAGATCTTGGACACATCGGCGCGTTTGGTCGCAAGCCGCGCGTGGGCCGACCACTACGTGGTGCAGAAGCTCGCGGCCTACATCAAGGGCTATCTGAACGCCCAGAACAAGCGCATGGTGTTCCTCAACGTGCCGGCCGATAGGATAGCCGACGTGATTTCCGTCCTCCCGGCCCTCGAATCCCCCAGCGTGGCCCGCCTGGCGCGCGGCGATATGTACGAGGTGTTCTCGGTAGTCGACGAGGACTATCTGCCCGACCTAATAATGAGGCTCAAGGCCGCCGGCGCCAAGGACGTGGTCATAGTGCCCCTCGACAAGTTGATCAGATGA
- a CDS encoding pyridoxal phosphate-dependent aminotransferase has translation MFKRLPQFYEEPDVGYRVYRLHFNENLFLPEEYYRLILGDIESWEARFYTQPNNTSLAAKIEGHMGLPEGSVVITAGADDGLRIAVQLLHYAEERRLVVLEPTYSMPRILADQLGVEYVQLPYKPDLGLDVDEVVRRARGGAVYVCSPNNPTGHVVKELAELASRLDGLLIYDAAYAEFAGMWRPELYEYGNVVEARTFSKAWGLAGLRVGYLVARRELASALKALAYPHPISSYSAKAVERALEHENYVRRSVEEMREVRGRVASRLPLDKYVGEGNFITLKLDDAEEIAEALYRRGFAVRALGGRPLCRSCLRFTVAPMDVMEKFLAALGETIGIKLI, from the coding sequence ATGTTCAAGAGACTTCCGCAGTTCTACGAGGAGCCCGACGTGGGATATCGGGTATATAGGCTCCACTTCAACGAGAACTTGTTCCTGCCGGAGGAGTACTACCGGCTGATCCTCGGCGATATAGAGAGCTGGGAGGCCCGTTTCTATACGCAGCCCAACAACACGTCGCTGGCGGCGAAGATAGAGGGCCATATGGGGCTTCCGGAGGGCTCGGTGGTGATAACGGCCGGAGCCGACGACGGGTTACGGATAGCCGTACAGCTCCTCCACTACGCTGAGGAGAGGAGACTCGTCGTCCTCGAGCCCACCTACAGCATGCCGAGGATACTCGCGGATCAGCTCGGCGTGGAGTACGTCCAGCTTCCCTACAAGCCCGACCTTGGCCTCGACGTGGACGAGGTAGTCAGGAGGGCTAGAGGCGGCGCAGTCTACGTCTGCTCCCCCAACAACCCGACTGGACATGTCGTGAAGGAGCTCGCGGAGCTGGCCTCCCGCCTCGACGGCTTGTTGATATACGATGCCGCGTACGCCGAGTTCGCGGGCATGTGGAGGCCCGAGCTGTACGAGTACGGGAACGTCGTCGAGGCGAGGACCTTCTCGAAGGCCTGGGGCCTGGCAGGCCTCAGGGTGGGCTACCTCGTCGCCCGGCGGGAGCTGGCCTCGGCCCTCAAGGCGCTCGCCTACCCGCACCCGATAAGTAGCTACTCGGCTAAGGCCGTCGAGAGGGCGCTGGAGCACGAGAACTACGTGCGCAGATCCGTCGAGGAGATGAGGGAGGTGAGGGGCAGAGTCGCCTCCAGGCTACCGCTGGATAAATACGTGGGTGAGGGCAACTTCATAACGTTGAAGCTCGACGACGCCGAGGAGATCGCCGAGGCGCTCTACCGGCGCGGCTTCGCAGTGAGGGCCCTCGGCGGCAGGCCCCTCTGCCGTTCCTGCCTGAGGTTCACCGTGGCGCCTATGGACGTGATGGAGAAGTTCCTGGCGGCGTTGGGGGAGACCATCGGGATAAAGCTTATATAG
- the hisH gene encoding imidazole glycerol phosphate synthase subunit HisH, translating into MRLAVLDYTVGNIGSLISALRRAGAEAFVSKGEGLKDADAVILPGVGTFSVASKLAAAVKEYAGSKPMLGICLGMQLFFESSEEGEGQGLSFFPGRVVRVDAERVPHIGWERTYATGACDLVEDGYYYYLHSYGVEARGASYEAAYIELRRRYVAAVCDHGRGIYGVQFHPERSGKKGLTVLRKFLSLVKS; encoded by the coding sequence ATGAGGCTGGCCGTACTGGACTACACTGTCGGCAATATCGGAAGCTTGATCTCGGCGCTTAGGAGAGCCGGCGCCGAGGCCTTCGTCTCGAAGGGCGAAGGTCTTAAGGACGCCGACGCGGTGATACTGCCCGGTGTGGGGACGTTCTCCGTGGCGAGCAAGCTGGCCGCCGCCGTGAAGGAATACGCCGGCTCTAAGCCGATGCTGGGCATTTGCCTAGGCATGCAACTGTTCTTCGAGTCTAGCGAGGAGGGGGAGGGGCAGGGGCTCTCGTTCTTCCCGGGCCGCGTGGTGCGGGTAGACGCGGAGAGAGTTCCCCATATAGGCTGGGAGCGCACGTACGCAACCGGCGCGTGCGACCTCGTCGAGGACGGCTACTACTACTACCTCCACAGCTACGGCGTCGAGGCCAGAGGCGCGTCTTACGAGGCCGCGTACATAGAGCTGAGGAGGAGGTATGTGGCCGCTGTGTGCGACCACGGCAGAGGCATATACGGAGTCCAATTCCATCCCGAGAGGAGCGGCAAGAAGGGGCTCACGGTGCTGAGGAAATTCCTCAGCCTCGTTAAGTCCTAG
- the hisD gene encoding histidinol dehydrogenase — MREPFPEEALRAAAEIIDDVKARGLAAALEWSRRLDGVEPREVVVQPRGDPAADGSVVEAALEAARSLERVYARLRPADVVDYYEGVLRAVSWRPVERAALYVPARYISTLVMLAVPAKVAGVRDIYVVTPPRGVTPELLTVAERLGVRGVVSLGGPQGLAYAAFQIGVDMLAGPGGVYVQAAKYVLSRYVGIDGIEGPTELVVYAEGVEPRRAVAGALAQLEHGPASFALFLSRDRALVKEAGRIYAEERTSSMGSFEARAVSSLEEAARIIDEVAPEHLEVWGAPRLAQMVKNAGAISVDAPSPLLDYVAGISHVLPTGGSARWRGAVTPLTFMKPVGLAWLLGDTKLREYAVRLAEYEGFRRHADALR, encoded by the coding sequence GTGAGGGAGCCGTTTCCAGAAGAGGCCTTGAGGGCCGCCGCCGAAATTATCGACGACGTAAAGGCCAGGGGCCTCGCCGCGGCGTTGGAGTGGTCGAGGAGGCTCGACGGGGTAGAGCCCAGAGAGGTGGTTGTACAGCCTAGAGGGGATCCGGCCGCCGACGGATCCGTCGTGGAGGCCGCGCTTGAGGCCGCTAGGTCGCTGGAGCGGGTCTACGCCCGTCTACGCCCCGCCGACGTTGTGGACTACTACGAGGGGGTCTTGAGGGCCGTCTCGTGGCGCCCCGTCGAGAGGGCCGCGCTCTACGTCCCCGCGAGGTACATATCGACCCTTGTCATGCTCGCGGTCCCGGCGAAAGTCGCGGGGGTTAGGGACATCTACGTGGTGACTCCTCCCAGAGGCGTCACGCCCGAGCTCTTGACAGTGGCCGAGAGGCTCGGCGTGAGGGGCGTCGTGAGCCTCGGCGGCCCCCAGGGCCTGGCCTACGCGGCGTTTCAAATCGGCGTGGACATGCTGGCGGGCCCCGGCGGTGTCTACGTCCAGGCGGCGAAGTACGTCCTCTCGCGCTACGTCGGGATAGACGGGATTGAGGGGCCGACCGAGCTGGTGGTCTACGCCGAGGGCGTGGAGCCTAGGCGCGCGGTCGCGGGGGCTTTGGCCCAGCTCGAGCACGGCCCCGCTTCTTTCGCCCTCTTCCTCTCCAGAGACCGCGCGTTGGTCAAGGAGGCGGGGAGGATCTACGCGGAGGAGAGGACCAGCTCTATGGGCTCCTTCGAGGCGCGGGCCGTCTCGTCGCTGGAGGAGGCGGCCAGGATAATAGACGAGGTGGCGCCCGAACACCTGGAGGTGTGGGGCGCCCCGCGGCTGGCCCAGATGGTGAAGAACGCCGGCGCCATATCGGTGGACGCCCCAAGCCCGCTCCTCGACTATGTCGCGGGGATATCGCACGTCCTCCCCACGGGCGGTAGCGCCAGGTGGAGGGGGGCCGTGACGCCGTTGACCTTCATGAAGCCCGTGGGCCTCGCCTGGCTTCTGGGCGACACCAAGCTGAGAGAATACGCAGTGAGGCTGGCCGAGTACGAGGGCTTCAGACGCCACGCCGACGCTTTGCGATGA
- the tmk gene encoding dTMP kinase has protein sequence MGLFVAIEGIDGSGKSTVIEELRKILPIYATKEPSDGPIGRLIKSWALRGGTTDPYVDALLFAADRLDHYQREIAPALGEGRVVVTERYVESSIAYQGAAGVDIKFIELINARVPAPDITVLLDIEPEKAVARVSARSGYVEKYERLEFLKAVRSIYLRRAAERGYVVLNAEEPPEAIARRIAEMIRAAANPAL, from the coding sequence GTGGGCCTCTTCGTCGCGATAGAGGGCATAGACGGGAGCGGGAAGAGCACCGTGATAGAGGAGTTGCGGAAGATTCTGCCCATATACGCCACCAAGGAGCCCAGCGACGGCCCCATAGGGCGGCTGATTAAGAGCTGGGCGTTGAGGGGAGGGACCACGGACCCCTACGTAGACGCTCTGTTGTTCGCGGCCGATAGGCTCGATCACTACCAGAGGGAGATAGCGCCGGCGTTAGGCGAGGGCCGGGTAGTGGTGACCGAGCGCTACGTCGAGTCCAGCATCGCCTATCAGGGAGCCGCCGGGGTCGACATAAAGTTCATCGAGCTGATCAACGCCCGCGTGCCGGCGCCCGACATAACGGTGCTCCTCGACATAGAGCCCGAGAAGGCCGTGGCGCGCGTCAGCGCCAGGAGCGGATACGTAGAGAAGTACGAACGGCTGGAGTTTCTGAAGGCAGTCCGCTCGATATATTTAAGGAGGGCGGCCGAGCGGGGCTACGTCGTGCTCAACGCCGAGGAGCCGCCGGAGGCGATCGCGAGGAGGATCGCAGAAATGATAAGGGCGGCGGCAAACCCCGCCCTTTAG
- a CDS encoding PaREP1 family protein, which translates to MVALVLPSRVVQELRRRAEAEGISLEDYVLERLLADADPPERAKTYAETAVEMLQAAEEELRIGDLRQASEKIWEAAALAVKAYAYWKEGMRLTSHGELWRYKDKIAEELGDWVHDAWAQANAMRTNFYEGWATEADVRRAYGEVRDLVERIAERVLGRPNP; encoded by the coding sequence GTGGTCGCGCTGGTGCTTCCGTCGAGGGTGGTGCAGGAATTGAGAAGGAGGGCTGAGGCCGAGGGGATCTCCCTCGAGGACTATGTCCTTGAGCGATTGCTGGCGGACGCCGACCCTCCCGAAAGGGCTAAGACATATGCCGAGACGGCGGTCGAGATGTTGCAGGCGGCCGAGGAGGAGCTTAGAATTGGCGATTTGAGGCAGGCCAGCGAGAAAATCTGGGAAGCCGCGGCGCTTGCGGTGAAGGCCTACGCCTACTGGAAAGAAGGCATGAGGCTGACGTCCCACGGCGAGCTCTGGCGCTATAAGGACAAGATAGCTGAGGAGTTGGGCGACTGGGTACACGACGCCTGGGCTCAAGCCAACGCCATGCGCACAAACTTCTACGAGGGGTGGGCCACCGAGGCCGACGTGAGGAGGGCCTACGGAGAGGTGAGGGATCTGGTCGAGAGGATCGCCGAGAGGGTACTAGGGCGGCCGAACCCCTAG
- the hisE gene encoding phosphoribosyl-ATP diphosphatase, with translation MSCDVLKELESVIRERISSKDPNSYTYTIYSKGVHYIARKVGEEAVELAVASLAEGRGRVVEEAADLVYHLLVLLAAQGLSLDDVCSELRRRRR, from the coding sequence ATGAGCTGCGACGTACTCAAGGAGCTCGAGTCGGTGATCCGCGAGAGGATCTCGTCCAAAGATCCCAACAGCTATACCTATACTATATATTCCAAAGGCGTGCACTATATAGCGCGTAAGGTCGGCGAGGAGGCGGTCGAGCTGGCCGTGGCCTCCCTCGCCGAGGGGAGAGGGCGGGTGGTCGAGGAGGCTGCCGACCTCGTGTACCATCTGCTGGTCCTGCTGGCGGCCCAGGGGCTCTCTCTCGACGACGTCTGTTCGGAGCTCAGACGCAGGAGGAGGTAG
- the hisI gene encoding phosphoribosyl-AMP cyclohydrolase, with amino-acid sequence MEPRPLAPADEAWRIAAGLNYRQRDGTVIAVVQDVETGEVLMVAHMDPIAVFLTLVTGLAHYWSTSRRRLWLKGETSGHYQYVVEFRTDCDGDAVLLKVVQIGAACHTGSRSCFGSKYSRLLPEPHKLRSKLLAD; translated from the coding sequence GTGGAGCCTAGGCCTCTTGCGCCAGCCGACGAGGCTTGGAGAATCGCCGCGGGGCTGAACTACCGGCAGAGGGACGGCACGGTGATCGCGGTGGTGCAGGACGTCGAGACCGGCGAGGTCTTGATGGTGGCCCACATGGATCCGATCGCCGTGTTCCTCACGTTGGTGACCGGCCTAGCCCACTACTGGTCGACCAGCAGGAGGAGGCTCTGGCTGAAGGGCGAGACGTCCGGCCACTACCAGTACGTCGTGGAGTTCCGCACGGACTGCGACGGCGACGCGGTCCTTCTAAAGGTCGTCCAGATAGGAGCGGCCTGCCACACCGGGTCGCGCTCCTGCTTCGGCTCCAAGTACTCAAGGCTTCTGCCGGAGCCCCACAAGCTGAGGTCGAAGCTACTCGCCGATTAA